The DNA region TTAACAGAATTGTTCGCTCTTAGCTTTTGCTTCTTGTATTTAAAGACACAGGTTTTCTTATGACAGTTTACTTGACGTAAGTGGCTTCAGGGATACAGTTCACACAAAAACATTAAGTCAAACAAAATAACCTTCATGAGATGACTAGAACAGCAAGTAAAGTGCGTTTGATGGTTGGATAAATTTTTGTTTGAACGTTGGTTGGATAAATTGATTATGGGAAAATtgtgttgaaacttgaaagtaaaataatttatgtTTGTGTTCTGGCTGACTCAAATGTCTATAAGGCCTAGTATCTTTCTGGATGGCCCAAATAACTCATGACCGAGTAAATGCCATGTTGGTCGGCCAGGAAGACCAAAAATGAGATTTATCTCATCCAATAGTCAGTCAAGCAAAAAAGAGCGACACAACCACGAAGGCTGCCAATTGGTAGCCATTGACTCGAAAGCCATTTATGCTGCTTCACCAAGGTCAAGTGCCTTAATTACAAGTCATACCGATTACTGAACTCTATAAATACATGCTTGATCCTGATCAAGAAGTGACTTGAGCGTCAAAGTGAGTTTTACAGTACATCTGTGACCCTGCTCCGCCATGGATATTCCTTACTCTACCTTGCATTCCGCCCACAACCACCACACCAAAACAATGGTATTCTGAGCTCTATTTTTTTAAGAAcaatttgaatatttttattaaaaaaagtaaTATATTGTTAAATCTCAAATTTTGCAAAAATTAGGATTTGTAGGTTCATTATAGCATTGATTTTGGAGCtggaaaatacaaaaatactCAAAAATTGCTTCCGGGAGTTGAGAATCAATTCTAATGTATAGAACAAACTATTAGCCACTTACTCTTAAGGTAATAAGGTGCGTTTGTTGAATATGAGCAAGACAAGCATAAGACTATAAGAGTGATTGTATGTAATCAAATTAAGATAGTCACTGTTTGTCATCTTCTACAAATATGTACGTGTGTGCTTGTCTTTCTCTTCTTTGACCAAGCTTGCTGCTTCTGAGCTTACGAAGTCACtgatttttttgtttcattATAGACTTGTACCAGAAGCCATTCTGATGGTTTTTCTAATATCCAAGAGTGCTTTTGAGGAATGAGTTTGTACCAAATACTTGATCTGAAAAGGAATATTTTGGGACTTCTGAGTCTGAGTATAAATGTAAGGGCTTTATCATCACCCATTGTTAGTATAAATAAATTTCTAAACGTCACGAAAACATTTATTGATACTTAGGTCTGTTGAATACTACCTTACTTGCTTATCCTAACGTTTTTGGATGTGATTTAGTCAGCTCTCCATAGTTGTGATGGATAACGATCACTATAGTTGTGATTTACCAATTAAAGTTGGAGGGAGGTGGGGTTAAACTTGAGTTTTGTCTTTTTGTTCACAAAAAGTGCATTGGTGGTGTGTAATTTTCCTGTTTTCACACTTCACTGCATGGTATCCAAATGGGCTTTAACACCATCCATTTGAGGAAATGAAATAAAACCACGTATAGACATCAACtagacttttttatttttatctttcttatttCAAATAAGACATTCTTCATGATCATATTGTTAAAATCTTGTAATTTGTTTTCTGTGTTGTGTCAAGACAAATAAGGGCTTAACTTGTTGCCCTTGATCATTGTTTTCGTAAAAAGTTGTGGAGATTAATGTGTACTAAAATATGAAGaatcatttttttcttaaattcaATTTCTCTAACCAGGGGGACATAATGATTTACCCCTGGTTGCTTTGTAAAGTTAAAAAGTGTTGAGTAAATTCTTTTGTCTGTCATCACAAGCATCCTTCCCACAAGTTGAGACCACTTGTTAACTGTTAAGTTAGATCAACCCCTAACAGCGGTTAGTTAATACCTTGTTATCAACTGAATAAATTTTGCATGCTTACAGCTAAATTAATTATCTTAGCAAAACCTAGAATATTGTTTCATTGCTTAAGTTGAGATGACCTTAAGACATTTTGGACAAACTAGCACTATCAGATAAAAAAAGCTCAGAAAATAGCTCAATCTTCCACAACTAAAGAACTGTGTTGGGTCCGGTCCTCTCATGAAAATATAACAATTTGACATATATTTCTAGCTTGTTTGTAGCAACTTGATTTTAGTCAGAGTCAATTCTGGCATTTGGAAACTACTCACTTAAGTTTCAccacagaattgattctggtatTTGGAAGCTATTCAAAAAAGCTTCTCCTCATTAGTTTGGCTAATGAGTGAGCATCCTATAAGTCTAAGACACTTGGAGAATGCTTTCCTGACCGGTTCCAGCTAGGaagtgggaatgcttgaaacaACACGTCTATGTACAAGAGGCTTCAACAGCTAAACTCTTTGTTACTCCTCCACATGGATCTCCAAATGTATTAATTGATACTCCAATACTACAACTGCTTGATCCAATGCAGGCCTGTTAAAGATCTTAAGATTTAGTCTCACTCTCAACTGAAATGGAAAATATCAAAAGTACTAAGCAAAAGGTATATGAACTTATTTGATCATAAAGCTGGTAACACCTTCTGCACAATGGATAGAGCCTGTTTGCTGCTGCAGTCTCCATGGCTGAAGTTTCCACAATTCCCATGAGGTGTTCCAAAACTAGCAAATTTAATGGTAGTGATGACTTCATTAGGATAAGGGCACTCCAGTGATAGTACAGGACCCCCACTTCTATCTGATTCTGTATCTGAATTCCACAAGTCTACAGGTGGAGGGTGAGATTCAGATACATGTGAACATGAGCTTCCTATCAGTTTTATTGCAATAGATATCTGAGTAGGGTCGCCTCCACTTTCCTCAAACAATACAAGAGTGTTGCTATCTGGTTGCAACCACGATCTTGGTACATGGTATCTGCAGGATCAGTGACTCAATAAGGATCTAACAAGATCACCTTTGCATTCCTCAAAGGCTCAAACCATTCAATATAAATTTCAATATCTCTCATCTAGAATATTATAACATACAATGTCTGTGATGGTTTTCCACAGTTCTTGAGACATTTGGATGAATCATAAGGCCCTCTATAGTTGCATGAGCTGGTACAGCCATCAATTGGAGAGATATATGTAGGCCAGTATCGTCCAATGCTCTGTCCATTTACCCAAGCCTCACCTTTTCCCATCCCCGTGAAGTCGATTGCAATTGGATCATTACCGGAAGGAGCACTGAAGTTTATCTAATCCAACATGTAGCACTATTAGTAGCAAAAATACTACAGTAGCATTCTGTTAATTTTCATTGTAGTATGCCATTAGTATACATATTAGGATACCTTGTACCAAGTCAAGGGTTGATTCTTAGGTAAAGTAGATTGTGAATTCCACTGTCCAGAAGTGCCACTAGGAAGACCTAAGTCTTCACCTTTAAGACCTATCTGCATTCATGAAAATAATAATGCTATGTATTCAATAAATAACTAAAAAATGGAATCCAAATTATTTCAGTTATATGTATTCACATAATGAAGTCACcaaaagaacaaagaaaaataatagGCTTTTATTTAACCAAAGAATAACCTGATATGTCCACTGCTTGGAGGAGAAGTCAAGAGTACTGCCATTCTTCAAACCTTTCAATATTACTGGACCAGTGATCCCCGCACCCCATGTATCGAAAAAAGGTCCAAAGTGCTGGGGTGTATAAGGTTCACAAACATAAGCTAATGAAGTAATGAGAAATGACATGATGATAAAGCCAAACTACTTAGGGGTGGAAATAACAAGCCAATGCGTATAATACAAACCAAAATGTCTTCTGTTTTAAATGCATATATACATTACAATAAGAAGAGGTGAACCTGAAGTCCCACAGTTAAACTGAGTAGATCAATTGTGTTCTTCCCAGCAACAAGTGTGATGGGGATCTCCACATTGACCTTAGAATTGTCTCTGTTACCTTTTCCGCTCCCTGAAGTATTATTAGATAACTCATGAAATAGATGAGAAGCTGCATTTAAAATACAATGAAACAGAAAGCATAGAACTCAGAGATATTTACCTGCAAGCTTCCCATTTATGAAAGCATGAAGGGCATGACCAAGGGATTCAATGTGAAGGACAGTTTGAGCGCCAGCATCATCTTCAAGATCAATtcttccagaaaaaaaaaagttaccatGGAGTTGAAAATTGCAAGTCAAAAGTAAGCTTTCTCAACCTTAGAGGCTGATCTATACCTTAATGAGTACCACAAGTAGTCACTTCTATCCGCTGTTGTGTTTATTTGCTCCAGTAATCCAAATCTTGAGAACGAATCAGCCTTTGAAATACCAATTGGTTCACTAATCCAACTCCACCCTGGGCTTGGACCTTCCAAAGAACCAACCTCTTTTAATGATTCAGTTGTGAAGCTTGAAATCATAGATTCAGAATTAATCTGTCATACCACCAATAACTTTTAGTTCATGCTACATACTTCTAGTCATAGAATCATCAACATATTAATTTAGAATAGATTTTCTAAAGTAACACCAGTCAATTGAAACTACCCATCTTGATTGGTGAGTTAATAAGGCACACCTTTGCAGTATTAAGCACAACATTCTTGCAGTCTGGTAAGATGCTCACAGACCATGCAGGCAAGTTATATGAATTGCCATTGAATTTCACGGTAGCGTCAGATGTGTTGTCTATGTTGGCAAGGAAAGCAACACATTCAGCTTCTGTCTTGTATACAGCAGCCTGAGTTTAAACAGTAAAAGACATACATTATGCATGTAGTAGAGAGTGATACTCAATATAGCATGTAAAATGAGTATTTGCATACAAGGTGATAAACAAAAAGAACCACTGACAAAATTGGGAACAAGGAGGGAACTAGAGAAGCTTGTGGAAATTGACACTGATGCAATGGACCAATAGgtaattataccaaaattcttCAACATACAGGGCATTTGTACGATTAAAACtttgaatttaataaaatatgtgaaattttgaTCCTGAAGAAGTTAATCCATAAAATCTAACCCAAGTTTTAAAAAGAGCCACTTATACCTCTAGATTTGAACCAAGAGATGTAATTGTTGGATCAGTAGCTATCAATGCTTCTTCACAAAGCTTAATGGCCTTATGCACATCTTTGAGGTGGCCCCACTTAGGCTGTCTAATGAATCCTGCATCATGCAGATAACATATTTAAACGAAAAACACGTGTGACATTTTTTGTGTGTTTTCTACATGTAAAATAAGCACATATCCTGGTTACTTTTCTCACTGACTGTTTATGGAAGCAAGGTTGGTTGAATAGTGTATTTATAACATTAAGTCATTAACAGTGTCACATCAACCCCACATTTGGTAaaacttatttgagtttatcttatagcataagcaCTTAAGTGGTTGAATGAGTTCGTGTAAATAGTTCATGACCCatctataagttgttttgagcttattttcataagctgctCAGTTTCACTTATACCTACATATaatttatttgagcttatttaaataagcttatgaataagtgcttaattaagttgtttacccaaACACAATCTAATCTGCAATATGAAGGCTGAAGAACTGCATACCATACTCATCAATTGCAGCATCATAATCATAACTAGTAGCAACAAAAGGTCCACCAGAAGTTCTCCCAAAGTTGGTCCCTCCATGGTACTGTTTCGGTGCAAGCAACCAAATAAGTTATTGAATTAGCtcgttttttttcttatataggTAAACTTTTTCCTTTAGcatcatataataataaaaaaaatgacatgGGAAAGTTGCATTACCATATAGTAATTTTGTAAAGTGCCCCCTAACTGGAAAAAACGAGCCACAGCAAATGCAAGATCTTCCACAGGTCTGTAAGGTACCGCACCACCAAAATAAAGTAACCTGCCATTACAGAGAACTCATCAGGTTGCAAGAAATTGAAAACAACAAAAAGTTCATAGAGAAAGTAGATACACATTGATCAGTTTCATGTTTTGAGCATACCATTTAAACAGCTAAATGATTCACAGAGAAAAGGACACTAACCATCCATTATAACCCTCAGtccaaaattttggttttgcttTAGAGTTTGGTGTGAATTGATCACAGTAAATTCCATTGCATGTGTTAATCTGGGAAGTTAATATAACAATCAAGTAAATAAAATGATTGAAAACTGCAGCATAGCAAGATTGCTCCATTCAAGTAGATAGAAAATCTAGTAAAACATGAAGCACAATTTTTTTGTTCTAATACATGTATCCTCTACAAGATGCAAATATGTTGAAGATTCTGGTGGGGCTAGCACATAAAATTTGATGTGGCATGTGAAAGGAGTAAACTTACAATTGGATCAGGGGCATTTTCCTGCTGGCACATGACCCAGGGAACTCCTGTGTCAAGAGATGTAGCCATTGATGCTGCCCAATTGATGTAGGGTACAGCAGCTGGACCATAAGCCCCTTCAACATTCCCATACTCATTTTCAATCTGGCATTAGAAAGTAGTTAATATTTAGAATAAGTGTTTATTCACACTTCTATATCACCTCCACCTTATAGATAAATGAAGAAATAggagagaaatgagtgatatgatttgtgatgtgataggaaaacAAGAGAGATGGGATGAAAAAAAgagtggaaatgagatggaagagaaagaagagtgtgaatgaatcaaagcCCTAATATTTGTCATGCTATAGATTATCTATGAAACTTATAAGTTATATGCTTTCATATCTGGATGtctataatttaattttttgtccAAGACAGGTGTCTCCACTGAAGGCACTGTTCGAGCCGGAACATTCACATTTTGGTGGGGCTAGATCTCACAGTGGAGGATTTTCCCCATACAACTCGAACATGAGACCTTAAGCAGATTCAGATATGTAGCACAGGAACCAACCACCTGACCGTTGGTTGAATTGTCCATAATTTATCAAAAAAGAAACAAGTGGTCAtgaatacaataataat from Lotus japonicus ecotype B-129 chromosome 2, LjGifu_v1.2 includes:
- the LOC130740422 gene encoding beta-galactosidase 8-like isoform X1, translating into MAMRRTQFLLLLLWLLCVYAPACFCANVTYDHRALVIDGKRRVLISGSIHYPRSTPEMWPDLIQKAKDGGLDVIETYVFWNLHEPVQGQYNFEGRGDLVKFVKGVATAGLYVHLRIGPYACAEWNYGGFPLWLHFIPGIQFRTDNEPFKVILVCLSPVTPTSCYFVKLNCLQAEMQRFTAKIVDMMKQENLYASQGGPIILSQIENEYGNVEGAYGPAAVPYINWAASMATSLDTGVPWVMCQQENAPDPIINTCNGIYCDQFTPNSKAKPKFWTEGYNGWLLYFGGAVPYRPVEDLAFAVARFFQLGGTLQNYYMYHGGTNFGRTSGGPFVATSYDYDAAIDEYGFIRQPKWGHLKDVHKAIKLCEEALIATDPTITSLGSNLEAAVYKTEAECVAFLANIDNTSDATVKFNGNSYNLPAWSVSILPDCKNVVLNTAKINSESMISSFTTESLKEVGSLEGPSPGWSWISEPIGISKADSFSRFGLLEQINTTADRSDYLWYSLRIDLEDDAGAQTVLHIESLGHALHAFINGKLAGSGKGNRDNSKVNVEIPITLVAGKNTIDLLSLTVGLQHFGPFFDTWGAGITGPVILKGLKNGSTLDFSSKQWTYQIGLKGEDLGLPSGTSGQWNSQSTLPKNQPLTWYKINFSAPSGNDPIAIDFTGMGKGEAWVNGQSIGRYWPTYISPIDGCTSSCNYRGPYDSSKCLKNCGKPSQTLYHVPRSWLQPDSNTLVLFEESGGDPTQISIAIKLIGSSCSHVSESHPPPVDLWNSDTESDRSGGPVLSLECPYPNEVITTIKFASFGTPHGNCGNFSHGDCSSKQALSIVQKACIGSSSCSIGVSINTFGDPCGGVTKSLAVEASCT
- the LOC130740422 gene encoding beta-galactosidase 8-like isoform X2; the protein is MAMRRTQFLLLLLWLLCVYAPACFCANVTYDHRALVIDGKRRVLISGSIHYPRSTPEMWPDLIQKAKDGGLDVIETYVFWNLHEPVQGQYNFEGRGDLVKFVKGVATAGLYVHLRIGPYACAEWNYGGFPLWLHFIPGIQFRTDNEPFKAEMQRFTAKIVDMMKQENLYASQGGPIILSQIENEYGNVEGAYGPAAVPYINWAASMATSLDTGVPWVMCQQENAPDPIINTCNGIYCDQFTPNSKAKPKFWTEGYNGWLLYFGGAVPYRPVEDLAFAVARFFQLGGTLQNYYMYHGGTNFGRTSGGPFVATSYDYDAAIDEYGFIRQPKWGHLKDVHKAIKLCEEALIATDPTITSLGSNLEAAVYKTEAECVAFLANIDNTSDATVKFNGNSYNLPAWSVSILPDCKNVVLNTAKINSESMISSFTTESLKEVGSLEGPSPGWSWISEPIGISKADSFSRFGLLEQINTTADRSDYLWYSLRIDLEDDAGAQTVLHIESLGHALHAFINGKLAGSGKGNRDNSKVNVEIPITLVAGKNTIDLLSLTVGLQHFGPFFDTWGAGITGPVILKGLKNGSTLDFSSKQWTYQIGLKGEDLGLPSGTSGQWNSQSTLPKNQPLTWYKINFSAPSGNDPIAIDFTGMGKGEAWVNGQSIGRYWPTYISPIDGCTSSCNYRGPYDSSKCLKNCGKPSQTLYHVPRSWLQPDSNTLVLFEESGGDPTQISIAIKLIGSSCSHVSESHPPPVDLWNSDTESDRSGGPVLSLECPYPNEVITTIKFASFGTPHGNCGNFSHGDCSSKQALSIVQKACIGSSSCSIGVSINTFGDPCGGVTKSLAVEASCT